Part of the Microcebus murinus isolate Inina chromosome 19, M.murinus_Inina_mat1.0, whole genome shotgun sequence genome, CTGAATTGCAATTAGGTAGCACCTGGAACAGCTGGCTGGGACAAGGTGGCCTCACCCACATGGCTGGCAGTTAGCTTGGGCTATCGGCTGGGCTTCTCCTCCCTGTGGGCCAGCGTCCTCCATTAGCTTAGACTAGGCATGGTGGTCTCAGGGCAACAGGAGGGTATTTGCAGAAGCTGCAGGCCCCCCTGAGGCCCAGGCTGGGAGATATGCAACATCACTTCCGCCATattctattggccaaagcaagtcagaTGGCCAAGCCCGTATTTAAGAAGTAGAGACGTGAACTTCATCTCAACATGAAAGGAGCAGTGGGTCACATTGCAAAATGGGCATGCACACAGAGAGCAGTGATCGTGGCCAACTTTGCAATCAATCGATGCTGAGAAATTTCCTGTCAGGTCTTAACCTTCCAAGTTCCCTTTGTGATCCAGAGTAACTCCTCTTTGTCAGACTACCCGGCCCTTACCTCAGTGCCCATCCCCACAGGTGGCCTGGCCGCTGTGATCTACACAGACGCTCTGCAGACTTTGATCATGCTGATAGGAGCAGTCACCTTGACGGGCTACAGTAAGTGGGGCCCCAGGCTCACTTGGGTGGAGGACAGCACCTGTCTCAAACAGGGACATCTGCTCTCATCACTGTGACCAGCAAACCCAGCTATCAAAAACCACACTACTTGGGGATTCCTGTCGCAGGTGCTTTGCTTGAGGCATGATTATTTTAGCTAGACGAGAACTGTGCTTAATATGGAAACTTGCgatttttagaagtaaaaattaatgTCCCTTCCTGTACTGAtagggaaaaatattaagtaaataaaagaggGCAAAGGGATATGTCTTACAGAAGATTCTAATTAATCCATGCTGATGGAGTGAGAGAAATAGAGGAATCACCCTTAGAGCACCATAGTAATAATTGTCACAGGCAAGATCCAGTGATCAATGCTAAAGTGAATGAGTGAAAGTTTATGAAGAAACGGGATATTTGCACAGTCTCAAAGTATCATGgcccaaatatttattaactacaaTGGAAAAAATAGTGACTTTTCAAGTGGACAAAGCTGGCACCCACTACCATACCTAAGTGATCAAGATTAATGTCACCAGCAATAAAATGTACCGGTGCCACGTGTCTCCTGGTATGGTGCACAGAGGACCCAAAATCTCCTCTGCGGCATTCTTGCCAAAAAATACGCAAcctcaatttaatagtgagtaaacatcagacaaacccaagttgagggacattttacaaaacacctaaccagtattcttcaaaaatatcaagggtgtgaaaaacaaggaaagactaaTGAACTACCATGAAGTGGCGGAAACTAAGGAGACACACATCACAAATGCCATGTGGCATCCTAGACTGCATGTCAGGGGAGAAAACAACATGAGTGGTGACATCTGAAGACTTCAGATCTGTAGTATCATTAATAGTATTGTACCAattttgtcttagtctgtttgagctgctatatataataaaataccaacaaACATGTGTTTCTCGAAGTTCTGGAGGCTGATAAGTGCAAGATCAAAGCACCAGCAGAAGTAGGGTGTCTGATTAGGCCTGTTCTTTATAGATGgcgccttcttgctgcatcctggGAGGGGCTTGCTAGCTACCCAGGGTCTTTTACAAGGGCATGAATGCCATCCACGAGGACACAGCCCACGTGACCTAATCACATCCTAAGTTCCCActaccttgggggttaggatttcaacatatgaattttagaggggcACGAACATTCAGAGAACATCTGaggactgagagacaggaggagggaaggtcagagagaccttaaGGCTGCTTCAGTTCAGCATGTCAAAGCACCATATTGTGGGGTGtcagtttctgagccccaacacaaTCCATATCCATAAAATACCaccaaaggcattttaaaaacagGGCGGGAGTTAAGAATCCTTAAGGGGACTAGTACTTTTTGATAGCTCTGCTCCTACCAGGGGCTCACTGATCTCTAACCACCCCGTCATCACTTGCTATAGGGGACTTGCGAAGTTCCTGGCAAACAGGCTCCTCTGAATTCCAGGTTTTGCTGCTGTTGGTGGGATGGAAGGCCTGAAGGAGAAGTATTTCTTGGCCCTGGCTAGCAACCGGAGTGAGAACGGTAGCTGCGGGCTGCCCCGAGAAGACGCCTTCCATATTTTCCGAGATCCACTGACATCTGATCTCCCGTGGCCGGGGGTCCTGTTTGGAATGTCCGTCCCGTCCCTCTGGTACTGGTGCACAGATCAGGTACAGGAAAGCAGGTGGAGCagctcattttccttctttatgctTCTTTCCTTGGGGTGGCTGAAAATCCGTGCCTTTTTCTCCCTCCGTCTGCTCTCTCGTTTGCTTCTTCCCCAAGTCCTTCCTTGACTGCTCTTTCCTCTCCACTGTGCTACAGGCTATTTTACTTCTTGCTTTTGCAAATGCTGGTGGCAAGTCCCAAACTGCTGGTATCTGCAAAGGGGAAAACTCAATACATCCTGCCTAATGTGTGGGAAGATCCAGTCAGCTAAGGAGATTATACATTTTAAGTGGAGGTTGAAATGTCATCATTTGGAcaccatttattcaacaaataaccACTGGGTACTCTTTTTTAGGAAGAAATCCCATGGAGAGTTGTAATTGGATTGCCTTGGATGCAtgcttttccataattttcatgGTAGCCAGAGAGGTAGAGTAATTCTGTGCAGAACTCTAATTGGCTAGATCTAACCCCTTGGATAAAGGAGTAGAGAGGAAACAGGATGGAAGTTCATAGCTACCCCAATTGGACCACAGGGACTGAGGATAGGAAAGAGATGCTTCCTCAAAGAGAAGACAAGCGCCTAAGTCTACTACATCTACCAAGAAGCTATGCACACCTAGTTTGCCTTAAGAGAAAGCCATCTCAGCTTCCAACCACCCTCGCTGTTTTCCAGGTGATTGTTCAGCGGAGTCTGGCTGCCAAGAACCTGTCCCATGCCAAAGGAGGCTCTCTGATGGCTGCATACCTGAAGGTGCTGCCCCTTTTCATAATGGTGTTCCCTGGTATGGTCAGCCGCATCCTCTTCCCAGGTGAGAAGAAGGTTGGGAGAAGAGGTCATCTGTCTGTGAGTCTCAGCCCCTGTGCAGTGCTCTAAACATACTGCTGGCTGCCCTGGGAGAATGTGACTAGAGTTCTTTCCTGGTGATTGGACCGAGGTGTCTCCATTGGGCATCTACCAACTCTAGGCTGTTCAACGGGCAACACTGGTTCAATGGGCAAGTCTTATTGGTGTCCCAAGCCAAATGGAGCACAGACTCAACCGGGACCTTGCCTCAACTGTATTCTTTTGAAACCACCAACTAGGCTAAAATCTTGTGGCTTTGGATGTCAGTTCCCTGGAGTCTCATGTGGAAGTTCCTCTCATGCTTTAATGTTTGAGCTGAGAGGTTTGGTGACTTTGGCCCAATGGAACCCTTTTTGGGATGCTTTTCTTAACAAATATCAGAGGATATCAAGGCCTGTAGAGTATTTGccttagtgttttgttttttgtttttgtttgtttgtttttgagacagagtctcattctgttgcccaggctagagtgccatggcatcagcctagctcacagcaacctcaaactcctgggctcaagcgatccttctgcctcagcctcccgagtagctgggactacaggcatgtgccaccatgcctggctaattttttctgtatatttttagttgtccagctaatttctttgtatttttagtagagatgggatctcgctcttgctcaggctggtctcgaactcctaagcttaaatgatccacctgcctcggcctcccggagtgctaggattacaggcatgagccactgtgcctggcagagaattagcaaatatttttaaagaaactttaaatggaaattaagaaagaagcaaaacaacCCTCAAAACAATATAACATAAGAGTCTAGAGATGCACCTAATTACAAAGCTAATCTTCTCTACCTGAGCTATGGAataaaccaggtgtcctcaaactacggcccgtgggccacatgtgggtgattttgcccgtttgtttttttacttcaaaataagatatgtgcagtgtgcataggaatttgttcatagttttttttaaactatagtctggccctccaatggtctgagggacagtgaactggccccgtttaaaaagtttgaggacccctggaataaACTAAGGGTTTGATTCCTGGCCATAATATTTTCTAGCTATATGATTTGGAGAAACCATTTaacctctgtgcttcagtttatTTGCCTTCAAAGTGGGGACAATAATGTCTTCCCCATAAAGCTGCGAAAATTAAATGAAGTGTATGTGTAGGGCTTATCAGCAGCATCTGAGCTATAGAGAACCTTCAGTGAAAGTTGAGATTGTGGAAGAAGGAGGTTTTGTGCTATGTTGAGGTTGCTAGAGGCATCCTTTATTTCAAGCATCAGAGGGTCTGAAGCTTTCTGATAAGAGAACCCTGTCCATATAAGAACTAGTTGATTAACCCAAGACAGGGGAGCAGATGTTATTGAAGGGTGGGTTAACAATCAGAGCTCTCATTTCATTTATAACTTAGCTGAACCAACTAACTTCCCCatgatgaacatattttttagactgaataaacaaacacaattttCTGCAACAAACATGCTCCATAAACTTTGTGTCTCTCACGTGTCTCATGGCTGAAGGTTGCATTCctaaaaggtaaaacaaaaactttgtagTTAACAATTATATATCTCAGGGAGATTCTTGCTCCTTCTTGGTATAACTTGAAAATAGGGGATTTTTAGACAACAAGGGGCAAAGCCTATGTAGAGTTAAACTTAAACAAGACCTTTGGCCTACCTGAGAGGTTCCTTGTAATGTTCTGGCAACgggaatgtaaatattttctaatcttcTCCTAAGTGGCCTCAGAAGAGTAATAAAAAGCCAAGAACTTCCCTGTGCAAATTGAGGGTtcaaggtaaaaaaagaaaaagaaaaaaaaaaaaagccaagaactTTGACCTCCTCTAAAGCATTTTTCTCAGTGAGATTGTTTCTTCTCAATACTGCTCATCAAATATCATGTTGATCTGCCATCTTAATTTTGTCCAAAACTGAATCATCATTTTGGGGGGCATCTGCTTTTATTCCATAGCAATTGCTATTAGTATTATTAGAGATGGTCACAGCACCTATTTTCTCCACCAGTGGTGGGTATTAGTGGAGGGAAGGGTCCCAGTCGTGAGAAGACATCACCACTGGGGAGGAGTTTTATAAAGACCAGTTAGCCCTCGGGCCTCCCAGTAGATAAAAAAAAGGGCCTGGGGCTGTTTCCATGTCTTAGGTCTCCTGctacaccaaaaaaagaaaatgaagatatagCAATACTAGATTTCAAAATCATGGTGTACTTTACATGTTTATTACATTgacatttttaatggaaataaaaatataggggCTAAGTACATCACCTCATTTGGAGATACTGTCAAATGTCTGCATTTGAGGCCATTGTGAATTTGAGGCCTCAGCTGATGGTCATCATGACACTGACATTGCATTGGAATGAAGATGCAAACGGCATAAGCAATGAAGGGCTCCAGTTCCACCCCCAAACTGAGCTTCAGGGCGGGTCCCACTCACTGAGGAAGGTGGGCTGAAAGGTCCCGTCAACCCCAAATGAGGAGGAAGGACTGAAGCCCCTGTGGATTGAGCAGAGAGAGTGTTTGGGAAGCATTTCCAGGAACCAGAGCTAGACCCACCTGTTAAAAGAGACTTGAGAAGTAACATGGGACCCGCTGGCCTGGGTGACATAGGGTGAGCGGTGCTGGATAGACTCTGGGAGGGTGGTGAGGAACAGGGTTAGCCCAGACATGAGAAGCTGGGGAGACTAAAGGTGACAAGAAAGGTATCACTCAGACCAGGTGCCAAACCACTGAGATGACACAGAACGTTCTGCAGGCCCCAGTGGCCAGGAGTAGGCCCCGGATGGGGTCACTGCCCGATTCACTAAAGATGGAAAAGATACgccctctctgccttccttctccGAAAAAGAGAAGAGTTGGGAGACTTGGGTTTAAGTTTGGCTGGGTGATCACAATCAGATCCCTTACCCTCTCTGAGaccttttcctcctctgcaagATGTAAAAGTAACCTCTGCCTTTCCCACAGGGttatgaaaaagataataaagtgCTAGCTagcctctcctcccctgctctgTGCCGCACACTGGTATAGCTTTCTATCTCCTCTTCTGCCTTCCAAGCAGGAGGCCTATGCTTGTGTGCTTGAGGTGTGTTGGTCCCAACAGGTGGAGAAGCAGAACTAGAGTTGCCAGGAAGGGTGGGTGGATTTACATTACAGAAATCGGAGCTGCTCCGGAGAGAATAGAATTGCTACAGAGATGcagaaagaggagggagaaattCCTTGAGTCTAGAATGAGAGACAGCTGTTGAACCACATGAGCCAGGGAAAGAGGAATTTCAAAAGTGCTTGTCACATGTCAAGCCACAAGGACCTTCAGTAAAGACGTGAGTTGCTTTTGTCCCCTTTTTTGGCGGTCAGGACCCAGAGCCCAACTAGGACACCTCTGTAAGACTGGCACGAGTGGCTCAGCTTCCTCTGGGTTACAGTGACAGTAGCTGAAGTGTGTCCAGCACTTCCTGCATAGCGGACTCTGTGTGAAGTGCTTTACGTGTGTCACCTCAGTCAATTCTCACTATAGTTTCAAAAGTAGAATGGCGCTATTATCTTGATTTTATGGATATGGCAACTACAGTTCAGAATGGTTAAATAACAAGGTCACAGCTGATAAAGGCTAggctctttttcatttcattgagcTATAAACTTACACACTCCCGGTGCTGGCCTATGTTGGGCCATGTTCTGGCTAAGCCCAGGGCTCGGAAGGCCTGAGCTCAACTCTGGGCCTGTGTGTCTTCCGTAGATGAAGTGGCGTGTGCAGATCCAGAAATCTGCAAGAAGGTCTGTAGCAACCCCTCTGGCTGTTCTGATATCGCCTATCCCAAACTTGTGCTGGAACTCCTGCCCACAGGTAGTGTCCCCGCACCCCTAAACTGGGCCCCCTAGAGCACCCAGAAAGGAGAACATGGGCTGGGCTCTGGTCTGAGACAGGGATAAGTTGGGAGGGCTGTGGGTGGGAACAGGTTCTGGGCTCAGGGATTGGGCCCCAGAGCCAGGGCCCCCCCAGCCAAGCCCCGGTCCTGGCTCTCCTGGGGGCTCTGCCCAGCCAGCCCCTCTGAGGTTCTGCCTCCTCAGAGTTGAGCCCCCTGGGCCTGGGGTaacagagagaaggcagcagcTGCTGACAGGAAAAGACCGAGGCCATGACCTCCCTTCTGCCCCCAGGGCTCCGTGGGCTCATGATGGCTGTGATGATGGCGGCTCTCATGTCCTCCCTCACCTCCATCTTTAACAGTGCCAGCACCATCTTCACCATGGACCTCTGGAATCACCTCCGGCCTCGGGCATCTGAGAAGGAGCTCATGATTGTGGGCAGGTAAGGCCTTCCTGGGTGGGGTTGCGGGGCAGTGACAAGTCCAGATCCCTGGGGAGGAAAGAGCTGAGCCTACCCAGACAGCAGAGAGGAGGAGCATCAGGACTCCATGTATGAGACATTCTTTCATTCGAGAGCTGTTCAGTGAGCACCTATTATGTCCCAGGTACAAGGGCATATAGCTGTGAAAAGATACCACTGAGttcttgccttcatggagctaaaggagaagaaggaagataaGCAAACAGATGACTATAATTCAAATGACTTCCGATGGGACAGTCAGGAGATGTGGAGATTGAGGGGAGGGGCACCCAACCTGGGTTGGGACCTGAGGGGTGAGTAGGAGTCAGCCAGGTAAAAGGGGGTCGGTGTTCTTGGGACTGGAGGATAGATTTTGATACGAAGGCTTCTGCAGAGTAATGGAGCCTAATGGGAGGTACTGAAATATAAGTGGcatgtaaattttatgtaaattatatgcaGATAACCACCCTGGGACTCCATCACTCTAGATAATGCACTGTCAGGGCTGTCTAGTCTTGGGTGAGGAAAACTGTTCTTAGATGTGAtgccaaaagcacaatccataaaagaaaaaaatgatacaacggacttcatcaaaatttaaaatatttccacttCAAAAGGACacctttaagaaaatgaaaagacatgccacagactggaagaaaatatttgcaagccatatatctgataaagaacttttAATCTAGAACACGTGAAGAACTCTTGTAACACAGTAAGACAAACAACCAAAAGACTGGAATAGACATGTCACCGAGGCAGATGCATAAATGACTAGTATGTgcgtgaaaagatgctcaacatcattagtctttagggcaatgcaaattaaaaccacatgagatTCCACTAACACACCCACTACAATGGCTACagtcaaaaagacagacaaggaGGCGGAGacactggaactctcatacattgcagGTGGGAATATAAAACAGTTCAACTGTACAAAAAAAggttggtagtttcttaaaatgttaaatataaatttatcacGCAACCTGGAAATTGCATTCCTAGAAATGGAAACATAATGTCTACACAAAGATGTATATACAAAGGTTCACAAAAGCACTATTCACAAgaaccaaaaagtagaaacaatccaaatgtccaccaactggcAAAGCATAAACAATGGCACTTAACAGAATACAGGGACAGGAAGCAGGTCAGTGGTTGTTTAGGGTGAGAGCAGGAATGAGCTGTAAATGGGCTTGAGAACTTTCCAGAGAGATGGATGTAACTGATCTTGATTGTggggatggttgcacaactctatacATTTACTAAAAACCATTGGATTGTACATTTgcaatgggtgaattttatggtatataaatgatacatcaataacaatttttaaaaagatagaaacgTATGTTCAGGGAATATGGCACTAACCCGAGGCCTCTGTCTGTCGGCACCAGGGTGTTTGTGGTTCTGCTGGTGCTGGTTTCCATCCTCTGGATCCCCGTGGTCCAGGCCAGCCAGGGCGGCCAGCTCTTCATTTACATCCAGTCCGTCAGCTCCTACCTGCAGCCGCCCGTGGCGGTGGTGTTCATCATGGGATGCTTCTGGAAGCGGGCCAATGAGAAGGTAGCTCTGGGTCACCCCCCCGCCCGGCAAGAGCCAAGCACTGCCCCTGAGGAccgggagaggatggaggggggcGTTATGAGGAGACGGGAGGCTGAACTCGGGTGTCATGAGGGAGGGTGAGTTCTGTGGCGGAAGACACATGGAAGGTGCCGCCTGGCCTTTGACAAAATGCCGTGGGGCTTCTCGGAAGTATCTCGATGCATTTTGGTCATTGAACAGGGAAGCTACGTTAACAGGGAATGAGTAAATGATACGTAATCGATTCATTATATGTAAAAAGTAAACAGATAAGTACCTCTGAGCTTTCCCAAGTCACTGACCCACGCAGGGACCGTCACAAGAAAGACAAGCTCTTGAGATAGCTTCTCGAGGTTTCTGGGGGCCCAAGCTCTTGCCGTCTTTACAAAGGTCTTGCTCTGATTTGCAGGGGGCCTTCTCAGGCCTGATCTTGGGCCTGTTACTAGGCTTGATTAGGCTGGTCCTGGACTTTATTTACGCGCAGCCTCTGTGTGACCAGCCAGATGAGCGCCCCGCTGTGGTGAAGAGCGTCCACTACCTCTACTTCTCCGTGATTCTGTCCACAGCCACCCTGATCACTGTGTCCACCGTGAGCTGGTTCACAGAGCCCCCCTCCAAGGAGATGGTACGTTTGGGTGGACAGCTATATCCGTGCAGTCTCTTTGGTGCAAGTGATAGAAAACTGACCCGAACTGGCATAAGCCAAGAGTCATTCATTGTTCAAAAAGCTCAAGAGTCCAGGGTTGGGCTTCAGGGACGGGATGATTCAGGACTCTGAAAAGGTCATTAGAATCCATTTCTCATTTCTGGTTCAATTCTTGGGCCCTGCGTGGGGCCAGGTATCTTCTAGGGATATAGTCTCTTTTCTTGTCATTAAGGCAACATAAGCATTTCTCACCCAGGATTTCTAACAAAGTTCTTGATTCCCATTGATGGGGTCAGCTCAAGACAGGTGCTCACCCATGAACCAATTCAATCCCTGTGGCCAGAGAAAGAGATGAGCCGAAACAGCTAATCCCTCAGTACTCTGGGGTTAGGGCTAAGGTCTGTGAACCAGAAATGCAGGAAGGTTAGATCCCAACATGAGAATGAGGATAACTGAGACAGATGGGGGATGAGCTGGGGCAGTGTCCACTGATTCTGGAAAGTGCGGGGAGGTGAGGCTTAttggagggtggggctgggcaggggatgggatgggagaaaaggatggcagcccctccccccacccatatCTCACAGGTCACCCCTGTTTCTTAGGTGAGCCGCCTGACCTGGTTCACGCGTCACAACCCCGTGGTCCAGAAGGAACAGGTGCCACCAGCAAGTCCCCTACCTGTCACCCTCTCTCAGAACGGGACGCCAGAGGCCAGTAGCACCACCATCCAGTTGGACATCGCTAGAGAAAACATGTCCAAAACCTGCAGCTGTGAGTTGCCTCTCTCCTAAGTGATAACAGGAGCTTCGAGAAGCACTATGTGTTTAAGGggaattttttctataaaatcacAAGCCAGAAGAGGGGATAGACTTGGCATTTTAGCATCCCCTGAGTCCACTGTCTGGTCCTTGCCATGTTCCAGCCACCAGGAAAGGGTTCTTTAGTAACTTTCAACAGAAACCTCAGACGGGCAGTCACAGCAAACACTTGCAGACGGCCTGCTGAAGCATGGCTCATTTTCTCCTCGTGCGCCCCACGCTGCAGGCTCGAACGCCACCAGCATTCTCTAAATCAGTCGTTTCAGATGGCAACTCGCACACATATTTTGGTTTAGCCCACCTACTGTTTTATTGTGggtgaatgtttaaaaattgagatttaaCGTAAAATTCCAGATTTCCATCTTCTCTTGGAAAATGGGAAGATCCAGCACCACTGGCCCCACGTGTCTACATGGCGGAAGTCACCTGGAGCTGTGAAGCAGCTGCCCCTTAGATCTGGAACTTCGGTTAGCCAAGGTCCCCACCAGTCCCTATTGTCTCTATGACACTAAGGCTGTGGTTTGtcatggccttttaaaaaaaaatatatatatatatatatatatatatatagtggataTGAAACCACATTAACCTAACATGGAAAACTCAAGGATAGATCCAGGAGGCCATGTGTttccagaaaaagagagagagagcctatTTCTTGGCAGAGTTGAAGACTATTTCAGgtcgggtgtggtagctcacgcctgtaatcctagcactctgggaggccgaggcgggcagattgctcgaggtcaggagttcaaaaccagcctgagcaagagtgagacccccgtctctactaaaaatagaaagaaattaattggccaaataaaaatatagagagaaaattagccgggcatggtggtgcacgcctgtagtcccagctactcgggaggctgaggtagaggattgcttgagcccaggagtttgaggttgctgtgagctaggctgacaccacagcactctacccgggcaacagagtgcaggctctgtctcaaaaaaataaaaaagactatttCAACATGTTTAATATGTAGGTCTGCTCTCTCACTCAGATACACTCCCTGCCTGGCCTCGCAGGCAGCTGAGTTTGCAGCCCAGCTCTGAATAAAGACAGAGCTTTCCACAGAGCACTCATTTTCCTTCAGTCTCCAGGAAGGCAGTGTGACACAGGAGAGAATCAGACAGAGCGAGGGTCTAACCCCACCTCTGCCACCGCTTACCAGCGGGGCAGCTTCACTCACGTTAGTCAGTCTGAGCtttgatttcttcatctgaaatTCATCATCTGAAAGTGGTGCCAATTCTGAAAATACCAATCTTCTAGAACTAAACaatcggccgggcacggtggctcacacctgtaatcctagcactctgggaggccgaggcgggaggattgctcaaggtcaggagttcaaaaccagcctgagtaagaccgagaccccgtcactactataaatagaaagaaattaattggccaactaatatatatagaaaaaattagctgggcatggtggtgcatggctatagtcccagctacttggaggctgaggcagaaggattgcttgagcccaggagtttgaggttgctgtgagccacggcactcactctagcctgggcaacaaagcaagactctgtctcaaaaaaaaaaaaaaaaaaaaagaattaatcttCCAGAATGAAAGTATTAATTAATACATTCCAGAAAAGGTATCTAAAGTACATATCCCAGAGCACGGAGCACACCTGGTTAGTGTTCCCGTCTCGCTCCTCTGGGAGACACAGCCGATCCCTATGACCtttctttgagttctttatagGTGATGAAACCCCAAAGCGGTCCAAGGTGCTGAAGGCCATCCTGTGGCTCTGCGGAATGGAGAGCTATGCCAAGGAGGAGCTCCCGAGCAAAGTGGAACCCGCCATAGTGTCCTTGGAAGAAAAGCCCTTGGTGAAGACCCTTTTGGACATCAACCTCATCGTCTGCGTCAGCTGCGCCATCTTCCTCTGGGGCTACTTTGCTTAACGTGGGGTGAACCCAGGGTCCAAGCTCTCCGTTTATCCTCaatgctccattttttttttatgaaaggaaaaataataaagcttttgtttgtttaccaCGAGGCTTCCAAGGTGTTTGTGGGCCATTTTCAACATGATGTTAAGCTCTTTTCTTCTTGAAAGGGAAGGAAGGTTCAAAGATGGGGAAAGGAGAAATGTGTAAAAGCTTCCTTTTCACAAAAGACTAGTTATctgcccggcgcggtggctcacacctgtaatcctagcactctgggaggc contains:
- the SLC5A11 gene encoding sodium/myo-inositol cotransporter 2 isoform X2, whose translation is MESSPSSPQPSQSEPLEAFPQKSLEPGDIAVLVLYFIFVLAVGLWSTVKTKRDTVKGYFLAGGDMLWWPVGASLFASNVGSGHFVGLAGSGAATGISVAAYELHGLFSVLMLAWIFLPIYIAGQVTTMPEYLRRRFGGSRIPITLAVLYLFIYIFTKISVDMYAGAIFIQQSLHLDLYLAIVGLLAITAVYTVAGGLAAVIYTDALQTLIMLIGAVTLTGYSFAAVGGMEGLKEKYFLALASNRSENGSCGLPREDAFHIFRDPLTSDLPWPGVLFGMSVPSLWYWCTDQVIVQRSLAAKNLSHAKGGSLMAAYLKVLPLFIMVFPGMVSRILFPGLRGLMMAVMMAALMSSLTSIFNSASTIFTMDLWNHLRPRASEKELMIVGRVFVVLLVLVSILWIPVVQASQGGQLFIYIQSVSSYLQPPVAVVFIMGCFWKRANEKGAFSGLILGLLLGLIRLVLDFIYAQPLCDQPDERPAVVKSVHYLYFSVILSTATLITVSTVSWFTEPPSKEMVSRLTWFTRHNPVVQKEQVPPASPLPVTLSQNGTPEASSTTIQLDIARENMSKTCSCDETPKRSKVLKAILWLCGMESYAKEELPSKVEPAIVSLEEKPLVKTLLDINLIVCVSCAIFLWGYFA
- the SLC5A11 gene encoding sodium/myo-inositol cotransporter 2 isoform X1 translates to MESSPSSPQPSQSEPLEAFPQKSLEPGDIAVLVLYFIFVLAVGLWSTVKTKRDTVKGYFLAGGDMLWWPVGASLFASNVGSGHFVGLAGSGAATGISVAAYELHGLFSVLMLAWIFLPIYIAGQVTTMPEYLRRRFGGSRIPITLAVLYLFIYIFTKISVDMYAGAIFIQQSLHLDLYLAIVGLLAITAVYTVAGGLAAVIYTDALQTLIMLIGAVTLTGYSFAAVGGMEGLKEKYFLALASNRSENGSCGLPREDAFHIFRDPLTSDLPWPGVLFGMSVPSLWYWCTDQVIVQRSLAAKNLSHAKGGSLMAAYLKVLPLFIMVFPGMVSRILFPDEVACADPEICKKVCSNPSGCSDIAYPKLVLELLPTGLRGLMMAVMMAALMSSLTSIFNSASTIFTMDLWNHLRPRASEKELMIVGRVFVVLLVLVSILWIPVVQASQGGQLFIYIQSVSSYLQPPVAVVFIMGCFWKRANEKGAFSGLILGLLLGLIRLVLDFIYAQPLCDQPDERPAVVKSVHYLYFSVILSTATLITVSTVSWFTEPPSKEMVSRLTWFTRHNPVVQKEQVPPASPLPVTLSQNGTPEASSTTIQLDIARENMSKTCSCDETPKRSKVLKAILWLCGMESYAKEELPSKVEPAIVSLEEKPLVKTLLDINLIVCVSCAIFLWGYFA